The Pseudomonas fluorescens genome includes a window with the following:
- a CDS encoding mannose-1-phosphate guanylyltransferase/mannose-6-phosphate isomerase, with amino-acid sequence MLIPVILSGGAGTRLWPVSREGHPKPFMLLPDGQSLLGKTYRRAAGLFDGRGDIVTVTNREYYFQSRDHYQSAHLERHRGHFVLEPTGRNTAPAIATAALAVQALHGDDPILVVMPADHLIQDEAAFQTAVAHAVELAKNGHLVTFGVLPSTPETGFGYIERGKPLDTKGAAKVVRFVEKPDLQTATQYLESGRFLWNSGMFCFSVKTLLAELQAHAPELLEQARTCVTASTAVETSGCVQQELSAAHFAEMPDISIDYALMERSANVVVIPAAFDWSDIGSWSAVAGLVPADAQNNRATGEALFIDSQNNFVQSDGRLVAALGVEHLIIIDTADAVLVAHADRAQDVRRVARQLKDKDHEAYRLHRTVSRPWGSYTVLEEGPRFKIKRIVVKPGASLSLQMHHHRNEHWVVVEGMAKVTNNGSGSHLVAKNESTFIPAGHKHRLENPGVIDLVIIEVQSGEYLGEDDIVRFEDHYGRADSCC; translated from the coding sequence GTGCTCATTCCAGTGATTCTCTCCGGCGGGGCCGGGACGAGGTTGTGGCCGGTGTCCCGCGAAGGCCACCCCAAACCCTTCATGCTCCTACCCGATGGCCAGTCGCTGCTGGGCAAGACCTATCGGCGTGCCGCGGGGTTGTTCGACGGCCGGGGCGACATCGTCACCGTCACCAATCGCGAGTACTACTTCCAGAGCCGCGACCACTATCAAAGCGCCCACCTGGAGCGTCATCGCGGTCACTTCGTGCTCGAACCGACAGGTCGCAACACCGCGCCGGCCATTGCTACCGCCGCGCTCGCGGTGCAGGCGCTGCACGGTGACGATCCGATCCTGGTAGTCATGCCTGCCGACCACCTGATCCAGGACGAGGCCGCCTTCCAGACCGCCGTGGCGCACGCCGTGGAACTGGCCAAAAACGGCCACCTGGTGACCTTTGGCGTACTGCCCTCGACGCCGGAAACCGGCTTCGGCTATATCGAACGGGGCAAGCCCCTGGACACCAAGGGCGCGGCCAAGGTTGTGCGCTTCGTCGAAAAACCCGACCTGCAGACCGCCACGCAATATCTGGAAAGCGGCCGCTTCCTGTGGAATTCGGGGATGTTCTGCTTTTCGGTCAAGACCCTGCTGGCGGAGCTGCAAGCCCACGCCCCCGAGCTGCTGGAACAGGCACGCACCTGTGTCACCGCCAGTACGGCGGTGGAAACCTCAGGGTGTGTGCAGCAGGAATTGTCCGCGGCGCATTTCGCCGAAATGCCAGACATCTCCATCGACTATGCCTTGATGGAACGCTCCGCCAATGTCGTGGTGATTCCCGCGGCATTCGACTGGAGTGATATCGGCTCCTGGAGCGCCGTCGCCGGCCTGGTGCCCGCCGATGCGCAAAACAACCGCGCCACCGGCGAGGCCCTGTTTATCGACAGCCAGAACAACTTCGTCCAGAGCGACGGCCGCCTGGTGGCCGCCCTGGGCGTGGAACACTTGATCATTATCGACACCGCCGACGCCGTGCTGGTGGCCCATGCCGACCGCGCCCAGGATGTTCGTCGCGTCGCCCGGCAACTCAAGGACAAGGATCACGAAGCCTATCGCCTGCACCGTACGGTCAGCCGGCCATGGGGCAGCTATACCGTGCTCGAAGAGGGTCCACGCTTCAAGATCAAGCGCATCGTGGTCAAGCCTGGCGCATCGCTGTCGCTGCAAATGCACCACCATCGCAACGAACACTGGGTGGTGGTCGAAGGCATGGCCAAGGTCACCAACAACGGCTCGGGTTCGCACCTGGTCGCCAAGAACGAATCGACTTTTATCCCGGCCGGCCACAAGCATCGCCTGGAAAATCCCGGCGTGATCGATCTGGTGATTATCGAAGTGCAAAGCGGCGAATACCTGGGGGAAGACGACATCGTTCGCTTTGAAGATCACTATGGCAGGGCTGACTCATGTTGCTGA
- the gmd gene encoding GDP-mannose 4,6-dehydratase yields the protein MKSALITGITGQDGAYLAKLLLDKGYKVHGLVARRSSDSRWRLREMGIEQDIVYLDGDMADACSVQRAVIKSAPDEVYNLAAQSFVAASWDQPVTTGIVDGLGVTHLLEAIRQFSVHTRFYQASTSEMFGLIQAEQQDEHTPFYPRSPYGVAKLYGHWITVNYRESFGLHASSGILFNHESPLRGIEFVTRKVTDAAARIKQGKQQELRLGNIDAKRDWGFAGDYVEAMWLMLQQDIPDDYVVATGVTTTVREMCRIAFEHVGLDYRDFVKIDPAYFRPAEVETLLGNPAKAQRVLGWKPRTDLDTLIRMMMDADMKRVAKE from the coding sequence ATGAAAAGTGCATTGATCACAGGGATCACCGGTCAAGACGGCGCGTATCTGGCCAAGTTGCTGCTCGACAAGGGTTACAAAGTCCACGGCCTGGTGGCGCGACGCAGCAGCGACTCGCGCTGGCGACTGCGAGAGATGGGTATCGAACAGGACATCGTTTACCTGGACGGTGACATGGCCGATGCCTGCTCCGTGCAACGGGCCGTGATCAAGTCGGCGCCAGACGAGGTGTACAACCTGGCCGCGCAAAGTTTCGTCGCGGCCTCCTGGGACCAGCCGGTGACCACCGGCATCGTCGACGGGCTGGGGGTCACCCACCTGCTCGAAGCCATTCGCCAGTTCAGCGTGCATACGCGCTTCTACCAGGCGTCCACCAGCGAAATGTTCGGCCTGATCCAGGCCGAACAGCAGGACGAGCACACCCCGTTTTACCCACGCAGCCCCTATGGCGTGGCGAAACTGTACGGCCACTGGATCACCGTCAACTACCGGGAAAGCTTCGGCCTGCATGCCAGCAGCGGCATCCTGTTCAACCACGAATCACCGCTACGCGGCATCGAGTTCGTCACCCGCAAAGTCACCGACGCCGCTGCACGCATCAAGCAGGGCAAGCAGCAGGAACTGCGCCTGGGCAATATCGACGCAAAGCGCGACTGGGGCTTTGCCGGCGATTACGTCGAGGCCATGTGGCTGATGTTGCAACAGGACATCCCCGACGATTACGTAGTGGCTACCGGCGTCACCACCACTGTGCGCGAGATGTGCAGGATTGCCTTCGAACACGTGGGCCTGGACTACCGTGACTTCGTCAAGATCGACCCGGCGTATTTCCGCCCGGCCGAAGTCGAAACGCTACTCGGCAACCCGGCCAAGGCACAACGCGTCCTGGGCTGGAAGCCCAGGACCGACCTCGACACCCTGATCCGCATGATGATGGATGCGGACATGAAACGCGTCGCCAAGGAGTAG
- a CDS encoding GDP-mannose 4,6-dehydratase: protein MKKRLFVTGLSGFVGRHLKSRLNGHDSAWQVMPVAARYDLTDAKTLEGLWPEIPDAVIHLAGQTFVPEAFRDPARTLHINLLGTLNLLQALKARGFTGTFLYVSSGDVYGQISEDHLPITELQLPSPRNPYAVSKLSAELLSLQWGMSEGWPVLVARPFNHIGPGQKDSFVIASAARQISRIKLGLQPARLQVGDIDVTRDFLDVGDVISAYLALLDKGAPGQVYNICSGREQSIRSLIEQLGDIAQVDVQLIQDPARLRRAEQRRVCGSPAKLRQATGWTPETTTQQSLRAILSDWEIRVQQE from the coding sequence TTGAAAAAACGTCTGTTCGTTACGGGCCTCAGCGGTTTCGTTGGACGTCACCTCAAATCTCGACTGAACGGTCATGATTCGGCGTGGCAGGTGATGCCTGTCGCTGCCCGCTACGACCTGACGGATGCCAAGACCCTGGAAGGCCTCTGGCCCGAGATTCCCGACGCCGTGATCCACCTGGCGGGACAGACCTTTGTCCCCGAAGCCTTCCGCGATCCGGCACGCACCCTGCACATCAACCTGCTGGGCACCTTGAACCTGCTCCAGGCCCTCAAGGCCCGGGGTTTCACCGGCACATTCCTGTATGTCAGCTCCGGTGATGTCTATGGCCAGATCAGCGAAGACCACCTGCCGATTACCGAACTGCAACTGCCCTCCCCCCGCAACCCGTATGCCGTGAGCAAGCTGTCGGCCGAACTGTTGAGCCTGCAATGGGGCATGAGCGAAGGTTGGCCGGTGCTGGTGGCCCGCCCGTTCAATCACATCGGTCCCGGGCAGAAGGACAGCTTCGTCATTGCCAGCGCCGCCCGGCAAATCAGCCGGATCAAGCTGGGCCTGCAACCGGCTCGGCTGCAAGTGGGCGATATCGACGTGACCCGCGACTTCCTCGATGTCGGCGATGTGATTTCGGCCTACCTGGCCCTGCTGGACAAAGGCGCCCCGGGACAGGTCTACAACATCTGCTCGGGCCGCGAGCAGAGCATTCGCAGCCTGATCGAACAACTGGGCGATATCGCCCAGGTCGACGTGCAACTGATCCAGGACCCTGCGCGTCTTCGCCGCGCAGAACAGCGTCGCGTCTGTGGTAGCCCAGCCAAGCTACGACAGGCCACCGGATGGACGCCTGAAACAACAACACAACAATCCTTGCGGGCGATCCTGTCCGACTGGGAGATACGGGTACAACAAGAATGA
- a CDS encoding glycosyltransferase: MNFILYSDVNDHSISQSLGRPEYSYYFVLKAYRPVLESLGPVHVVSSVAEVDPLYQTLQAAGQDCLFLSFSPPHKTPLDLLCPMVCVVAWEFDSIPAEHWDDDLRHDWSRTLARHGRVITLSSHTAEAIRRTLGEDFPVLVLPTPLWERFAAVREQHPSLPVNPGTTLQIKGCIIDSRPLGLSADGLIAPIIEEAPEPEPEPEPIIESVIEPTPLTWRRRAFISRHYLREMIRAFTGKTEQGPVWLFKHNLLCWYREAVRDLIPVPMRVAVSRILRGPTPPPVIVEAVPEPVLAPIPEPAPPEHPQAVLPDTSQMVETDVSGVVYVSVFNPDDGRKNWHHLITAFCWALRDVEDATLVLKMTQNDLSTYYVELLTLLSQLSPFSCRVVVMHGYLEDEQFARLYGAASFYVNASRCEGLCLPLMEFMSCARPVIAPDHTAMRDYIDAEVAFIVKSSREPTIWPEDSRILYRTLRHRPDWGSLKLAYQQSYAMAKHQPQAYQAMAVAANERMRRYCAFTPVQQRLADFLAVPGCDEGLPLVLQAGTASC, from the coding sequence ATGAACTTCATTCTTTACTCGGACGTAAACGATCACTCCATCAGTCAGAGCCTCGGCCGCCCTGAGTACAGCTATTACTTCGTGCTCAAGGCTTATCGTCCCGTACTGGAAAGCCTGGGGCCGGTGCATGTGGTGTCGTCGGTCGCCGAGGTCGATCCGCTTTACCAAACTTTGCAGGCGGCTGGGCAGGACTGCTTGTTCCTTTCGTTCTCACCTCCGCACAAGACGCCGCTGGACCTGCTTTGTCCGATGGTCTGCGTGGTGGCCTGGGAGTTCGATTCGATCCCGGCCGAGCACTGGGACGACGACCTGCGCCATGACTGGAGCCGCACGCTGGCTCGGCATGGTCGAGTGATTACGCTGTCCAGCCACACGGCCGAGGCGATCCGTCGAACTTTGGGCGAGGACTTCCCGGTGTTGGTATTGCCCACGCCGCTGTGGGAGCGTTTCGCGGCGGTTCGTGAGCAACACCCAAGCTTGCCGGTGAACCCGGGAACGACCTTGCAGATCAAGGGCTGCATCATCGACAGCCGGCCCCTCGGGCTTTCGGCGGACGGCTTGATCGCGCCGATCATCGAAGAGGCGCCGGAGCCAGAACCGGAACCAGAACCGATCATCGAGTCAGTCATCGAGCCAACGCCCCTGACTTGGCGGCGGCGGGCATTCATTTCCCGCCATTACCTGCGTGAAATGATTCGTGCCTTTACTGGCAAGACCGAGCAGGGCCCTGTGTGGCTGTTCAAGCACAACCTGTTGTGCTGGTACCGCGAAGCGGTCCGCGACTTGATACCGGTGCCGATGCGCGTGGCGGTCAGCAGGATCCTGAGGGGGCCGACACCACCGCCGGTGATCGTCGAGGCCGTTCCAGAGCCTGTTCTTGCACCCATTCCAGAGCCCGCGCCACCGGAGCATCCCCAGGCCGTCCTGCCGGACACCAGCCAGATGGTGGAGACCGACGTCAGCGGTGTGGTGTATGTCAGCGTGTTCAACCCCGATGACGGTCGCAAGAACTGGCATCACTTGATCACCGCATTCTGTTGGGCCCTGCGCGACGTCGAGGACGCCACGCTGGTACTGAAAATGACTCAGAACGACCTGTCGACCTACTACGTCGAGCTGCTGACGCTGCTGTCCCAGCTTTCGCCATTCAGTTGCCGGGTGGTGGTGATGCACGGTTACCTGGAGGACGAACAATTCGCCCGGCTGTATGGCGCGGCGAGTTTCTACGTCAATGCGTCCCGCTGCGAAGGCCTGTGCCTGCCATTGATGGAGTTCATGTCCTGCGCCCGTCCAGTCATCGCACCGGACCACACGGCGATGCGCGACTACATCGACGCCGAGGTTGCCTTCATCGTCAAGTCCAGCCGCGAACCGACCATATGGCCGGAAGACTCGCGCATCTTGTACCGCACCCTGCGCCATCGGCCCGACTGGGGCTCGTTGAAACTCGCCTACCAACAGAGCTACGCCATGGCGAAGCACCAGCCGCAGGCCTACCAGGCCATGGCCGTTGCCGCGAACGAGCGGATGCGCCGCTATTGCGCGTTCACCCCGGTGCAGCAGCGCCTGGCGGATTTCCTGGCTGTGCCCGGCTGTGACGAAGGGCTGCCGTTGGTGCTCCAGGCAGGTACCGCCTCATGTTGA
- a CDS encoding glycosyltransferase, translating into MLIIIYSETNQSNILENLGKPEYSYFFVLKEFRPVLERLGRVVEVTRPDDEVDQLYADCLGRGEDCVFLSFSPPHRTAAHYACPTIAVFAWEFSTIPTESWQGEPRHDWRVVLGATGMAITHSSFTVKTVREVMGEDFPITAIAAPVWDRFAARGAVLAQRPTVDHMRLQLRGLLIDSRATDLRPYGPPAHQAGTPLVLDGPAQDCELLLDGVIYTSVFNPYDGRKNWKDMISAFCATFRDVSDATLVLKLTHHDVTAALTDMLHHVYKNQSYRCRIVLIHGYLADADYERLVEATRYVVNSSYGEGQCLPLMEFMSCGRPAIAPLNTAMADYIDHDNAFVVESTEELTAWPHDPRAAYRTLRYVTDWDSLCSAYRASYDVAKNDPERYRRMSAHAVRSLEKFCSQANAEQRLRFFFEAIPERRRNAQES; encoded by the coding sequence ATGTTGATCATCATTTATTCGGAAACCAACCAGAGCAACATTCTGGAAAACCTCGGCAAGCCCGAGTACAGCTATTTCTTCGTGCTCAAGGAGTTTCGCCCGGTTTTGGAGCGGTTGGGGCGGGTGGTCGAAGTGACTCGGCCTGACGACGAGGTCGATCAGCTGTACGCCGATTGCCTGGGACGTGGCGAGGATTGCGTATTCCTGTCGTTCTCCCCCCCTCATCGTACCGCTGCCCACTACGCTTGCCCGACAATTGCGGTATTCGCCTGGGAATTCAGCACCATTCCTACCGAAAGCTGGCAGGGCGAGCCGCGGCACGACTGGCGGGTGGTCCTGGGCGCAACCGGCATGGCGATTACCCACTCCAGCTTCACCGTTAAAACCGTTCGTGAAGTGATGGGAGAGGACTTCCCCATCACTGCCATCGCGGCGCCGGTGTGGGACCGCTTTGCGGCGCGCGGCGCGGTGCTGGCCCAGCGGCCGACGGTGGATCACATGCGCCTGCAATTGCGTGGTCTGTTGATCGACAGCCGCGCCACCGACCTGCGGCCTTATGGTCCGCCGGCGCATCAGGCTGGTACGCCGCTGGTGCTGGACGGCCCGGCGCAGGATTGCGAGTTGCTCCTGGACGGTGTGATCTATACCTCTGTGTTCAACCCTTATGACGGCCGCAAGAACTGGAAGGACATGATCAGTGCATTTTGCGCGACGTTCCGCGACGTTTCCGACGCGACTCTAGTGCTCAAGCTGACGCATCACGACGTCACTGCCGCGCTTACCGACATGCTCCATCACGTCTACAAGAACCAGTCGTACCGCTGCCGCATCGTGCTGATCCATGGATACCTGGCGGACGCGGATTACGAGCGGCTGGTGGAAGCCACCCGATATGTGGTCAACAGTTCCTATGGCGAAGGGCAGTGCCTGCCGTTGATGGAGTTCATGTCCTGCGGCCGTCCGGCGATTGCGCCGCTGAACACGGCGATGGCCGACTACATCGACCACGACAATGCGTTCGTGGTGGAGTCGACCGAGGAGTTGACCGCCTGGCCCCACGACCCCCGGGCCGCGTACCGAACCCTGCGTTATGTCACTGATTGGGACTCGCTGTGTTCGGCCTACCGAGCCAGTTATGACGTGGCCAAAAACGACCCTGAGCGTTACCGTCGCATGTCGGCCCACGCCGTGCGCAGCCTGGAGAAGTTCTGCAGCCAGGCCAACGCCGAGCAGCGTTTACGGTTTTTTTTCGAAGCCATACCTGAGCGGCGTCGGAACGCGCAGGAGTCATGA
- a CDS encoding class I SAM-dependent methyltransferase produces the protein MIRRWLTGLRPAVEPSPPQATAVSPRDAGLYDAMLNGWFRSETGELLKGFAITADDTLLDVGCGEGVATLFAMRQGASVIFTDSEQDKVRELARQVEAQAGAPFLGLVSNSLPLPLADGCANKIVCMEVLEHIHEPEPFMAELVRMGRPGAQYLLSVPASVGEHLQQGIAPPGYFQAPNHVQIFSAERFAALVEEAGLVIEHRQASGFFWVMGMIFFWASEQAAGRELEGAVRDRIQAPYPVLMERWASLWQDLLTQPDGLAIKQVLDRFMPKSQVIIARKPGPFSESTS, from the coding sequence ATGATCCGCCGATGGCTGACGGGGCTCAGGCCTGCGGTGGAACCTTCACCACCGCAGGCCACAGCCGTTTCGCCCCGGGATGCCGGCCTCTACGACGCGATGCTCAACGGCTGGTTTCGCAGTGAAACCGGCGAATTGCTCAAAGGCTTTGCCATCACGGCCGACGACACCTTGCTGGATGTCGGCTGCGGCGAAGGCGTGGCGACCCTGTTTGCAATGCGCCAGGGGGCCTCCGTGATCTTTACCGACAGCGAACAAGACAAGGTGCGTGAACTGGCCCGCCAGGTCGAGGCCCAGGCCGGTGCGCCTTTCCTCGGCCTGGTCAGCAACAGCCTGCCGCTGCCCCTGGCCGATGGCTGTGCGAACAAGATCGTCTGCATGGAGGTGCTCGAGCATATCCATGAGCCGGAGCCGTTCATGGCAGAACTGGTGCGCATGGGCCGGCCAGGGGCGCAGTACTTGCTCAGCGTGCCGGCATCGGTGGGCGAGCATTTGCAGCAAGGCATCGCGCCGCCGGGCTACTTTCAAGCGCCCAATCATGTGCAGATTTTCAGCGCCGAACGATTTGCCGCGCTGGTTGAGGAGGCCGGGCTGGTAATCGAGCATCGCCAGGCCAGCGGATTTTTCTGGGTCATGGGCATGATTTTCTTCTGGGCGAGCGAACAGGCGGCTGGCCGGGAACTCGAGGGTGCCGTGCGCGACCGTATCCAGGCGCCATATCCAGTGTTGATGGAGCGCTGGGCGAGCCTCTGGCAGGACTTGCTGACGCAACCCGACGGTCTGGCGATCAAACAGGTGCTGGACCGGTTCATGCCCAAGAGCCAGGTCATCATCGCGCGTAAACCCGGTCCTTTCTCCGAGAGCACTTCATGA
- a CDS encoding acyltransferase family protein, which yields MSSKRIMDIELLRAVAVMGVLFHHLQGMPFPGGWPGLAALADSFQLWWGVDLFFAISGFVIGRSLIPQLRRCDSPRQFWIVTRDFWIRRAFRLLPAAWLWLLLVLFAVFFLNRSGAFGSVQANLQATLAGLLQFANLRFADAFMHYEYGASFVYWTLSLEEQFYLILPLLVFVSRRYLVWVLLVVVLVQFFTWRALWLSVIRTDALALGVLLSIWSLRPSYWRFEPTWLRRPPLGGLLVVGLGSVMAWIATEHFNLSFYRLGVIAVLSAVLVWVASYDRDYLLPRSRFKTALTWVGSRSYGIYLIHIPVFFLLRELWFRFAPLGSPDPASHPWLALACALSLIGLLSELNYRWVEMPMRNRGARLVERLAANRTVLPASGAPSC from the coding sequence ATGAGCAGCAAGCGGATCATGGATATCGAATTGCTGCGCGCCGTTGCGGTGATGGGCGTGCTGTTCCATCACCTGCAAGGCATGCCGTTTCCTGGCGGATGGCCGGGCCTGGCAGCCCTGGCCGACAGCTTCCAACTGTGGTGGGGCGTGGACCTGTTTTTCGCGATATCCGGGTTCGTCATCGGACGTAGCCTGATCCCGCAATTGCGTCGCTGCGACAGCCCTCGGCAATTCTGGATCGTCACCCGGGATTTCTGGATTCGCCGGGCGTTTCGCCTGTTGCCGGCGGCCTGGCTCTGGCTGCTGCTGGTGTTGTTCGCGGTGTTCTTCCTGAACCGTTCCGGCGCGTTCGGCAGCGTGCAGGCCAACCTGCAGGCGACCCTGGCTGGTCTCCTGCAGTTCGCCAACCTGCGTTTTGCCGATGCATTCATGCACTATGAATACGGCGCAAGCTTCGTGTACTGGACGCTTTCCCTGGAAGAGCAGTTCTATTTGATCCTACCGCTGCTGGTGTTTGTCTCGCGCCGCTATCTGGTCTGGGTGCTGTTGGTGGTGGTGCTGGTGCAGTTTTTCACCTGGCGGGCGCTGTGGCTGTCGGTGATCCGTACCGATGCCTTGGCGTTGGGTGTGTTGTTGTCGATCTGGAGCCTGCGGCCAAGCTACTGGCGGTTCGAGCCCACATGGTTGCGCCGCCCGCCCTTGGGGGGGCTGTTGGTGGTGGGCCTGGGCAGCGTGATGGCCTGGATCGCGACCGAGCACTTCAATTTGTCGTTCTATCGTCTCGGGGTCATTGCAGTGCTCAGTGCTGTGCTGGTTTGGGTGGCCTCGTATGATCGGGATTACTTGTTGCCTCGCAGCCGTTTTAAAACGGCGCTGACCTGGGTGGGCAGTCGTTCCTACGGGATCTACCTGATCCACATCCCGGTGTTTTTCCTGTTGCGCGAGCTGTGGTTTCGTTTCGCACCCTTGGGCTCGCCGGATCCGGCAAGCCATCCCTGGCTGGCCCTGGCCTGTGCCTTGTCGCTGATCGGGCTGTTGAGCGAACTCAACTACCGCTGGGTCGAAATGCCCATGCGCAATCGTGGCGCCCGACTGGTTGAACGCCTGGCCGCCAACCGAACCGTCCTTCCTGCCTCTGGAGCCCCGTCATGCTGA
- a CDS encoding class I SAM-dependent methyltransferase produces the protein MLSLLKKLTMGTPAPAEPIADKVDPYMLGLHDAVLSGWFNQQTDELFTGFPVSPGDTLLDVGCGDGGNVHFCAMRGAKIIIADIDAAKVEATRQRLSDTPAREVECHVTDCNPLPIADATATRVVSTEVIEHVDDPAQFLAELVRVGQPGALYLLSVPHPSSEDLQKDIAAPEYFRKPNHIRIISEEQFKAMVSEAGLTVLSHSQYGFYWSIWMLLFWEAKVDLSNADHPLLNHWADTWQAVLNSPRGAQIKQALDAVVAKSQVIIARKPGGLS, from the coding sequence ATGCTGAGCCTTTTGAAGAAACTCACCATGGGCACGCCCGCGCCCGCTGAGCCGATCGCCGACAAGGTCGACCCGTACATGCTCGGGTTGCACGATGCGGTGCTCAGCGGCTGGTTCAACCAGCAAACTGACGAGCTGTTCACCGGTTTCCCGGTGAGCCCTGGAGACACGCTGCTGGACGTGGGATGCGGCGATGGCGGTAACGTGCATTTTTGTGCGATGCGCGGGGCGAAGATCATCATCGCCGACATCGACGCGGCCAAGGTCGAGGCCACTCGCCAACGCTTGAGCGACACCCCTGCGCGCGAAGTCGAGTGCCACGTGACCGACTGCAACCCGCTGCCGATTGCCGATGCCACGGCCACGCGGGTGGTGTCCACCGAAGTCATCGAGCATGTCGACGACCCGGCGCAGTTCCTTGCCGAACTGGTACGGGTCGGCCAGCCCGGGGCGCTGTACCTGTTGAGCGTGCCGCACCCCAGCTCCGAAGACCTGCAGAAAGACATTGCCGCGCCGGAGTACTTCCGCAAGCCCAACCACATTCGCATCATCAGCGAAGAGCAGTTCAAGGCGATGGTCAGCGAGGCCGGGCTTACGGTGTTGAGCCACAGCCAATACGGTTTCTACTGGTCGATATGGATGCTGTTGTTCTGGGAGGCCAAGGTCGATCTCAGCAACGCCGACCACCCGTTGCTCAATCATTGGGCCGACACCTGGCAAGCGGTGCTGAACTCACCGCGTGGGGCGCAGATCAAGCAGGCGCTGGACGCGGTGGTGGCCAAGAGTCAGGTGATTATTGCGCGTAAGCCGGGTGGGCTTTCATAG
- a CDS encoding DUF3142 domain-containing protein produces MTVFFRLSLALAVLLLGGCEQPPAPALDQQLYIWQRQWIPAHALALRQSRGDFSTLRVLALQAFPGAGWSRARIDPALLKADGRPLIAVIRLDGQLKALDQDEVIAQIQQVLGDWQAQGLTPIGVEIDHDAGNARLPAYGKFLGQLRHVLPVNVRLSITALPAWLDSPALPGLLETVDSSVLQVHAVSDPRQGLFDPKQAWHWAQRWSDITTRPFYLALPAYGVALLTQESGAPVVESEVPIDRGGERRELLADPQQVAGLAADLRADPPKHLAGLIWFRLPLAGDRRAWSLITLGAVARGDNLDSRLALQWGEQGGLYDIRLVNQGNLDSPWPQRLTLAVGACDGVDALAGYTLQQTPGLLTFTRIQEGRLAAGSQRAIGWARCTKIDQGGFNVYP; encoded by the coding sequence ATGACTGTTTTTTTCCGGCTCTCCCTGGCCCTTGCCGTGTTGCTTTTGGGGGGCTGCGAACAACCTCCGGCCCCGGCCCTCGATCAACAGCTCTACATCTGGCAACGCCAATGGATCCCGGCCCACGCGCTGGCGCTGCGCCAAAGCCGGGGAGATTTTTCCACGTTGCGGGTGCTGGCGTTGCAGGCTTTTCCCGGGGCGGGCTGGAGCCGTGCGCGGATCGATCCGGCCTTGCTCAAGGCTGATGGCCGTCCGCTGATCGCTGTGATTCGTCTGGACGGTCAGCTCAAGGCTTTGGACCAGGACGAGGTGATCGCGCAGATCCAGCAGGTGCTGGGCGATTGGCAAGCCCAAGGCCTGACTCCGATAGGGGTAGAAATCGACCACGATGCGGGCAACGCGCGGTTGCCGGCTTATGGAAAGTTCCTCGGCCAACTGCGGCATGTCCTGCCGGTCAACGTGCGGCTGAGTATTACCGCGCTACCGGCCTGGCTCGACAGCCCGGCATTGCCTGGGTTGTTGGAAACGGTGGACAGCAGCGTGCTGCAGGTCCACGCGGTGAGTGACCCGAGGCAGGGATTGTTCGATCCGAAACAGGCCTGGCACTGGGCGCAACGCTGGAGCGATATCACCACACGGCCGTTTTATCTGGCCCTGCCGGCATACGGCGTGGCGCTGCTGACCCAGGAAAGTGGCGCGCCGGTGGTGGAAAGCGAAGTGCCGATCGATCGCGGTGGCGAGCGGCGGGAGTTGCTGGCCGATCCGCAACAAGTGGCCGGGCTTGCGGCAGATTTGCGTGCCGATCCGCCGAAACATCTCGCTGGATTGATCTGGTTTCGCCTGCCGCTGGCCGGCGACCGACGTGCGTGGAGCCTGATCACGCTCGGCGCCGTCGCCCGGGGAGATAACCTGGACAGTCGCTTGGCGTTGCAGTGGGGGGAGCAGGGTGGTTTGTACGATATCCGCCTGGTTAACCAGGGCAATCTCGACAGCCCCTGGCCCCAGCGCCTGACGCTGGCTGTCGGCGCGTGTGACGGCGTCGATGCCTTGGCCGGTTATACGTTGCAACAAACCCCCGGACTGCTTACCTTCACCCGCATTCAGGAAGGCCGCTTGGCGGCTGGCAGCCAACGGGCAATCGGTTGGGCGCGCTGTACGAAAATTGACCAAGGAGGTTTCAATGTTTACCCGTAA